From Candidatus Nucleicultrix amoebiphila FS5, a single genomic window includes:
- a CDS encoding peptide MFS transporter encodes MIMTQTLTENLSPIEKKAIKAASASHPKGLYVLFFAELWERFSYYGMRALLILYMTKELLFGDEKAYGIYGAYGALVYGAPLVGGYLADRYLGNRRAIYLGGFIIALGHFTLALPIQSALYYGIAFIIVGTGFFKANVASLVGQLYEKGDPRRDSGFTLFYMGINLGGFLAPLACGFVGETFGWHYGFALAGFGMLLGILVLFWGRDIIKDVGFSPIGKKLDKPVFLGLSLFKITIILGILAAPLVALMVDHNHVLKHFVTIFGVGTLAMILYFIYVSEKEERKCLLTILVMLPFYMIFWACFEQAGGSMNLFAERNVDKMLFGWELKTSWFQSLNPFFIVTCAPLFTLLWDYITKKRGRDLLTSTKFALGLAQAGLGFGCLLIAIKTSTPEGYTAMIWLVLAYLLHSTGELCISPVGLSMVSKLSPARFASFMMGSVYLCISFGHYIAAFIARFFCECSEKDITTDKIASLDVFYRIYETLFYFPLGAAVLALIIGYFTKGIFRRHP; translated from the coding sequence ATGATAATGACCCAAACTCTGACCGAAAACCTATCACCCATTGAAAAAAAAGCTATAAAAGCAGCGTCTGCTTCTCATCCGAAGGGGCTTTATGTTCTGTTTTTTGCAGAGCTTTGGGAGCGTTTCAGTTACTATGGGATGCGTGCTCTCCTGATTCTCTATATGACAAAAGAGCTTTTGTTTGGGGATGAAAAAGCCTATGGCATTTACGGAGCGTATGGTGCGCTTGTTTATGGTGCTCCGTTGGTTGGAGGCTATCTTGCGGATCGATATTTAGGAAATCGACGCGCGATCTATTTGGGTGGTTTTATTATTGCCTTGGGCCATTTTACCTTAGCGCTTCCTATTCAGTCAGCCCTTTATTATGGAATTGCTTTCATCATTGTAGGCACAGGCTTTTTCAAAGCCAATGTGGCATCCCTTGTGGGACAACTTTATGAAAAAGGAGACCCACGCAGAGACAGCGGTTTTACGCTGTTTTATATGGGGATTAACCTTGGAGGGTTTCTAGCGCCCTTAGCGTGTGGTTTTGTTGGTGAAACCTTTGGATGGCATTATGGCTTTGCCCTTGCGGGATTTGGGATGCTCTTGGGTATTTTGGTTCTATTTTGGGGAAGAGATATCATAAAAGATGTCGGCTTTTCTCCCATTGGGAAAAAGTTGGACAAGCCCGTTTTCTTGGGCCTGAGTCTTTTCAAAATCACCATTATCTTAGGAATATTAGCTGCTCCTCTCGTTGCTCTGATGGTTGACCACAATCACGTTCTCAAACATTTTGTGACTATTTTTGGTGTGGGCACCTTGGCCATGATTCTTTACTTTATCTATGTTAGTGAAAAAGAAGAGAGAAAGTGTCTTTTAACCATCCTGGTTATGCTACCTTTCTATATGATATTTTGGGCATGCTTTGAACAAGCAGGAGGGTCTATGAACCTTTTTGCTGAACGCAATGTGGACAAAATGTTGTTTGGATGGGAGTTAAAGACCAGCTGGTTTCAATCCTTGAACCCATTTTTTATCGTGACATGTGCGCCTCTCTTTACGTTGCTTTGGGATTACATCACAAAAAAAAGGGGTCGCGATCTGTTAACGTCTACAAAATTTGCTCTCGGTTTGGCACAAGCGGGCTTAGGTTTCGGATGCTTGTTGATAGCAATTAAAACCTCCACACCAGAGGGATATACGGCCATGATTTGGTTGGTTTTAGCTTACCTTCTGCATAGCACAGGAGAATTATGTATTTCTCCCGTCGGGTTATCCATGGTTTCAAAATTGTCCCCAGCGCGCTTTGCTAGCTTCATGATGGGATCCGTTTATTTGTGCATTTCTTTTGGTCATTATATCGCTGCTTTTATTGCGCGATTCTTTTGTGAATGTAGTGAAAAGGATATCACTACGGATAAGATTGCATCCTTGGATGTGTTCTATAGAATATATGAAACTCTTTTTTACTTCCCATTGGGGGCGGCTGTTTTGGCTTTAATCATCGGTTACTTTACGAAAGGCATCTTTAGACGCCATCCATAA
- a CDS encoding diguanylate cyclase domain-containing protein yields the protein MVKAVQKLETEDLLKLYGDISFRVDLTSDQILWQGPISLLIEEASSQMNGPSYMEYLDNQGFWHRLTAIANTSRDNSSYRVEYTLHPNGRSPVLIEEKGTVIYDFQGIPQAIHGTIQPSAEQPLKLGSKETSGYDSISHLPGPDMLHELLSSYLEQTAFSKGMSWAFLVIEFDQIMALACGHGIKPVKELVLNTAQHIRHITRFDDFLGHTTPVSFGLVVKECDQWGVAQTTERLLSLVNEVRVEGQQGETLIPKVSIGGVIFPSDFKDAASIIKSATQNAQASHLIKTEAPFIERPYPLSDSPIPFKRRRNDKKS from the coding sequence ATGGTAAAAGCCGTGCAAAAACTTGAAACAGAAGACCTTCTTAAGCTTTATGGTGATATCTCTTTTCGTGTTGATCTCACCAGTGATCAAATCCTCTGGCAAGGGCCTATATCTCTTTTGATAGAAGAAGCATCCTCACAGATGAATGGCCCATCTTATATGGAATATCTCGATAACCAGGGTTTTTGGCACCGATTAACCGCCATTGCCAACACATCGCGCGATAACTCTTCTTATAGGGTTGAGTATACATTACATCCGAATGGTCGCAGCCCTGTCTTGATAGAAGAGAAAGGCACGGTTATCTATGATTTTCAGGGAATCCCTCAAGCTATTCATGGCACAATTCAACCTTCTGCAGAGCAACCTTTAAAGTTAGGCTCAAAAGAAACATCAGGTTATGACTCTATTAGTCATTTACCGGGGCCTGACATGCTTCACGAGCTTTTATCCTCATATTTAGAACAAACTGCTTTTTCGAAAGGTATGTCATGGGCTTTTTTGGTCATTGAGTTTGATCAAATTATGGCCCTTGCCTGTGGTCACGGCATTAAGCCTGTGAAAGAATTGGTTCTCAACACTGCTCAACATATACGCCATATCACACGTTTTGATGATTTTTTAGGTCATACGACTCCTGTCAGCTTTGGTCTCGTCGTCAAAGAATGTGATCAATGGGGTGTCGCTCAAACGACGGAACGACTTTTAAGCCTAGTCAACGAAGTGCGTGTTGAGGGTCAGCAAGGTGAGACACTCATACCTAAAGTATCCATTGGAGGAGTTATATTCCCCAGCGATTTCAAGGATGCAGCAAGCATAATAAAATCTGCGACACAAAATGCTCAAGCCTCTCATTTAATCAAAACAGAAGCACCGTTTATTGAGAGACCCTATCCTTTAAGTGATAGTCCAATTCCATTTAAACGTCGTCGCAACGATAAAAAATCTTAA
- a CDS encoding exodeoxyribonuclease VII small subunit, with protein MKMTDQPSTKEITLSFEAALKELEEIVRKMESGQVPLEEAIAFYERGTELRERCEGLLKSAQLKIEEVTLDAQKHPKVTLSDLEP; from the coding sequence ATGAAAATGACAGATCAACCATCAACAAAAGAAATAACACTTTCTTTCGAAGCCGCTCTCAAAGAGTTGGAAGAGATTGTACGCAAGATGGAAAGTGGGCAAGTTCCTCTAGAAGAAGCAATTGCTTTTTATGAAAGAGGTACAGAACTTCGTGAGCGTTGTGAGGGGCTTTTAAAGAGCGCACAGCTTAAAATTGAAGAAGTTACCCTGGATGCACAAAAGCACCCTAAAGTTACGCTATCTGATCTTGAGCCATAG
- a CDS encoding polyprenyl synthetase family protein, translated as MTNFEEALTKTRQQVDTYLQSLIHAWQGRIPVRLSSAMAYSLMTPGKRFRPFLTLNFVELLGGVSHQALPVAAAIEMVHCYSLIHDDLPAMDNASLRRGQPTVHVKFDEATALLAGNSLLTEGLYLLSDTKTHSNPQTRLELIQGLLEASGGKGMMGGQMLDMESSTKFYSLSEIEHLQNLKTGAMIAFSCAAAGLIMHVQSSLLKNLEKYGYNLGLAYQIRDDLMDVESTALVVGKPVGQNQQAQKPTFVSLLGVEGARKKAEDLVEECLSLLESFGPKSDLLRSATLFVLHRAF; from the coding sequence ATGACAAATTTCGAAGAAGCATTGACCAAAACCCGTCAGCAGGTTGATACCTATCTTCAATCTTTAATCCACGCTTGGCAGGGAAGAATACCTGTAAGATTATCCTCTGCCATGGCTTATAGTCTCATGACTCCGGGAAAGCGCTTTCGACCTTTCTTAACTCTGAATTTTGTGGAACTTTTAGGAGGAGTGTCACACCAAGCTCTGCCAGTAGCGGCTGCCATTGAAATGGTTCATTGTTATTCTTTAATCCATGATGATTTGCCTGCAATGGATAATGCATCCCTGCGTCGCGGTCAGCCAACAGTTCATGTTAAATTCGATGAAGCGACAGCACTTTTGGCGGGCAATAGTTTACTTACCGAAGGACTATATCTTCTGTCCGATACCAAAACCCATTCCAATCCACAAACACGTCTTGAATTAATTCAAGGACTTCTCGAAGCCTCCGGTGGAAAAGGAATGATGGGGGGGCAGATGTTGGATATGGAAAGTTCTACAAAATTTTATAGTTTAAGTGAAATTGAACATCTGCAAAATTTAAAAACAGGAGCGATGATTGCGTTCAGTTGTGCGGCGGCAGGTCTGATCATGCACGTGCAATCCTCCCTCCTAAAGAACCTTGAAAAATATGGGTATAATCTTGGTCTTGCCTATCAGATTCGCGATGATCTTATGGATGTAGAATCCACGGCTCTTGTGGTGGGCAAGCCCGTTGGTCAGAATCAACAGGCACAGAAACCAACTTTTGTTAGTCTTCTTGGGGTTGAAGGGGCACGCAAAAAAGCTGAAGACTTAGTGGAAGAATGTCTCAGTCTATTAGAATCCTTTGGACCCAAATCAGATCTTTTGCGCTCAGCAACCCTCTTCGTTCTTCATCGCGCCTTTTGA
- a CDS encoding TadE/TadG family type IV pilus assembly protein, translating into MLKVLPYFCRHTRGNALIEFAFAAPVFILIVFGVIDFGISMWEKSYLNYALSNTARYAFIHPDASENDLTNYAKTQIRGITKTISFNVVIVPKTYVDLTGTLQYKFFGLPFSPMNIVITIRQPLPPS; encoded by the coding sequence ATGTTAAAAGTTCTGCCCTATTTTTGTCGTCATACAAGAGGCAATGCCTTGATAGAATTTGCTTTTGCAGCCCCTGTTTTTATTCTGATTGTTTTTGGCGTGATCGATTTTGGCATTAGCATGTGGGAAAAATCTTACCTAAACTATGCTCTCTCAAATACAGCGCGCTATGCTTTCATCCATCCTGATGCCAGCGAAAATGATCTGACCAATTACGCCAAGACGCAAATTCGGGGGATTACGAAGACAATTTCTTTTAATGTAGTTATTGTACCCAAAACCTATGTGGATCTTACAGGAACTCTACAATATAAATTTTTTGGTCTCCCCTTTAGCCCTATGAACATAGTGATCACGATTCGTCAGCCTCTCCCTCCGAGTTAA
- a CDS encoding TadE/TadG family type IV pilus assembly protein, which yields MNWFKKSKGIWSKNGAALIEFALIMPFLILILSGLFDFSLILIKRNALNIAVNAGVLYANANPKDVSGTGTKAAIQQATKITPLTITVSSFCGCIEGPPSTCNGPCADGSIPGRYFLIDAKTSVPLTTLLPLTNPFPIEFTATVRVQ from the coding sequence ATGAATTGGTTTAAGAAAAGCAAAGGAATTTGGTCGAAGAATGGGGCAGCTTTGATAGAGTTTGCTCTTATCATGCCTTTTTTAATCTTAATTCTTTCTGGTCTTTTTGATTTCAGCTTAATTTTGATTAAAAGAAATGCTCTCAATATTGCTGTCAATGCGGGCGTGCTTTACGCCAATGCAAACCCAAAGGATGTGAGTGGCACAGGTACGAAAGCAGCCATACAACAAGCAACCAAAATCACACCCTTAACCATAACCGTTAGTTCATTTTGCGGCTGTATTGAGGGACCTCCATCAACTTGCAATGGACCCTGCGCTGACGGATCAATTCCTGGAAGATATTTTTTAATTGATGCAAAAACATCTGTTCCCCTCACCACCTTATTACCTTTAACAAATCCTTTTCCTATTGAATTTACGGCAACTGTGAGAGTCCAGTAA
- a CDS encoding TadE/TadG family type IV pilus assembly protein codes for MTRLKKFLHGQQGAIAIMAVFVIPLLIGFLTLSIDFGSLFDQKRKLQQASDTGAINGAWALVYQSSAQAYNYALDAANKNSFSSTMGTFTFNNPPSTGAFIGDPLAVEVKLSQPGNLRLLKYFGIDSITLNTRSVASTKILPICAFMTSASVSGVTSSSALTLSGGANVRMDNCGIGINATGSAAMSIVGNSTLTTDFVAIVGNYKSTSNANLNIKNGIDTGVPPIQDPFINLKPPSFSGCTTNNYSTKSKVTLNPGVYCGGMSLTGKANVTLNPGVYIIDRGSLSLGAQSQMTGKDVTFILTSSTNSNYPTVTIAGGASTNLSASPTGQWAGFLFFEDRRASGLTHSVTGGSAQILSGILYFPSSSLKYAGSTSAAGSVCVQLAANTITFTGGATLGSSCPTESAFKIGKVKLVE; via the coding sequence GTGACGCGTTTGAAAAAATTTTTACACGGTCAGCAAGGGGCCATAGCGATTATGGCAGTCTTTGTTATTCCTTTGCTGATAGGATTCCTGACCCTTTCCATTGATTTTGGCAGTCTTTTTGATCAAAAAAGAAAATTGCAACAGGCCTCGGATACAGGTGCTATTAATGGAGCCTGGGCTTTGGTTTATCAGAGCTCAGCCCAAGCGTATAATTATGCGTTAGATGCCGCCAATAAAAATAGCTTTTCTTCCACAATGGGGACATTCACTTTTAATAATCCCCCATCGACAGGAGCCTTTATAGGAGATCCATTGGCTGTCGAAGTAAAATTATCGCAACCGGGAAACTTACGTCTTCTCAAGTATTTTGGAATTGATAGTATCACGCTCAATACCCGTTCTGTCGCCAGCACAAAGATCTTGCCCATTTGTGCTTTCATGACTTCAGCGAGTGTGAGCGGCGTCACAAGCTCGTCTGCTCTGACACTCAGCGGTGGAGCGAATGTTCGCATGGATAATTGTGGTATAGGCATTAATGCGACAGGCTCAGCCGCAATGAGCATTGTTGGTAATAGCACTTTGACGACGGACTTTGTTGCCATTGTGGGGAACTATAAATCAACCAGTAATGCGAATTTAAACATTAAAAATGGCATTGATACTGGAGTGCCTCCCATACAAGATCCATTTATTAACCTCAAACCTCCCTCTTTTTCAGGGTGCACAACGAATAATTATTCGACCAAATCAAAAGTCACCCTCAACCCTGGTGTTTATTGTGGTGGCATGAGTCTCACGGGTAAAGCGAATGTGACGCTTAATCCTGGTGTCTATATTATAGACCGAGGATCTTTAAGTCTGGGAGCGCAATCTCAAATGACTGGAAAAGATGTTACTTTTATTTTGACCAGCTCAACGAATTCGAATTATCCAACGGTTACTATTGCAGGGGGAGCAAGTACTAATTTATCTGCTTCCCCAACAGGACAATGGGCAGGCTTTTTGTTTTTTGAAGATCGAAGAGCCTCTGGTTTAACCCATTCCGTAACGGGTGGCAGCGCCCAAATTCTGTCCGGAATATTATATTTTCCATCATCCTCTTTAAAATATGCAGGCTCCACGAGTGCGGCTGGAAGCGTCTGTGTACAGTTGGCTGCAAACACAATTACATTCACGGGGGGCGCCACTCTAGGAAGTTCTTGTCCAACTGAATCCGCTTTCAAAATAGGAAAAGTGAAGCTCGTAGAATAA
- a CDS encoding DUF2608 domain-containing protein codes for MYFNFISICLFGLFFPLSSHATDVLSPLKVDEGEASSTLKIRLNVLGQQSEEKVKPQGVNLQCSEEEIHEPTPLKQPSIEQQSSPKKENSFPIVIEEAQKVEKFKHVDFSKFVNEEEIIFAFFDIDKTLVMENFLTLHLSSPDRLYFLKAFKEGSNFDGDEEQYQKFEQFYASYTLDCLTAETYPQTRLVEDCIVDKLKFLKSKKVIVVGLTARHGAIAGLTHADLKSKGIDFEDLSGLGDHEVIHKDSPETLKHGTYFTGNHRKKAEAIPELVAEILRKLDILKKLENTSPVKIRAFHFDDNLVEIAGFKKGDVGSSERLPGPLTIYPIYYAWHDNFMNKLVEKPNQLFREIDEDFYYERFLPQQLDKMTREVNENRSSTSLDEEKK; via the coding sequence TTGTATTTTAATTTCATTTCTATTTGCCTTTTTGGTTTATTTTTTCCCCTATCATCTCACGCTACTGATGTTCTCTCGCCTTTAAAAGTCGATGAAGGAGAGGCGAGTTCGACGCTCAAAATAAGGCTTAATGTTCTGGGTCAACAGAGTGAAGAAAAAGTAAAACCTCAGGGTGTGAATCTACAGTGTTCTGAAGAAGAAATTCATGAACCGACACCGCTTAAACAGCCGAGCATCGAACAACAAAGCTCCCCAAAAAAAGAAAACTCTTTTCCCATCGTTATTGAAGAAGCTCAGAAAGTGGAAAAATTTAAACATGTTGATTTTTCCAAATTTGTTAATGAAGAAGAAATCATCTTCGCTTTTTTTGATATTGATAAAACTCTCGTTATGGAGAATTTTTTGACTCTTCATTTATCGTCCCCTGACCGACTCTATTTCTTAAAAGCTTTTAAAGAAGGGAGTAATTTCGACGGCGATGAAGAGCAGTATCAAAAATTTGAACAGTTTTATGCAAGCTACACCTTAGATTGTTTAACTGCTGAGACTTATCCCCAAACCCGTCTCGTTGAAGACTGTATCGTTGATAAGTTGAAATTTCTAAAAAGTAAAAAAGTGATAGTTGTTGGCTTAACAGCACGACACGGGGCCATTGCCGGATTGACCCACGCTGATCTAAAGTCTAAGGGGATTGATTTTGAAGACCTGTCTGGGTTAGGAGATCATGAGGTTATCCACAAAGATAGTCCAGAAACATTAAAACATGGAACTTATTTCACGGGGAATCATCGTAAAAAAGCTGAGGCGATTCCAGAACTTGTTGCAGAAATTCTGAGAAAATTAGACATCCTGAAAAAATTAGAAAATACATCTCCAGTGAAGATTAGAGCTTTTCATTTTGATGACAACCTTGTTGAAATTGCAGGGTTCAAAAAGGGGGATGTTGGGTCTTCTGAACGTTTGCCAGGTCCCTTAACCATATACCCTATCTATTACGCGTGGCATGATAATTTTATGAATAAGTTAGTAGAAAAACCGAACCAACTCTTCCGCGAAATAGACGAAGATTTTTATTATGAACGCTTTCTTCCCCAACAGTTGGATAAAATGACCCGAGAGGTCAATGAAAATAGGTCTAGCACTTCTTTGGATGAGGAAAAAAAGTAG
- a CDS encoding DUF378 domain-containing protein yields the protein MKDKEVACCYHRLLDKIAWVLVVIGALNWGLVGLFHFDLVSFLLGSVPMIERIVYILVGLAGLYLVVFFCRCCMACKK from the coding sequence GTGAAAGACAAAGAAGTTGCCTGCTGTTACCATCGGCTTTTAGACAAGATTGCGTGGGTTCTCGTGGTCATTGGTGCTCTTAACTGGGGATTGGTAGGGTTGTTTCATTTCGACCTTGTTTCTTTCTTGTTGGGGTCAGTGCCCATGATTGAAAGAATTGTTTACATTCTTGTTGGTCTTGCAGGTCTTTATTTAGTGGTTTTCTTCTGCCGTTGCTGCATGGCATGTAAGAAATAA
- a CDS encoding hemerythrin domain-containing protein, with translation MPRVDFYTAPHDEQRSMLFEIAHKASTINFKDTLAVKGLMQQIENMIKELRDHAESEETWAHPFILSKFDKEVLQFEEDHQAQEAVLDEVEENVRSLQTGSMDSQDLGQKMYKSLCKFIGRYLTHLEKEEAILPLLWEAFTDAELWAVKVVYCTIKKPAEAEKLLTMLSADLNAQDLDILFTKIKDVHPPQDYEKVMALYESLSPFRQNISIART, from the coding sequence ATGCCCCGCGTTGATTTTTACACGGCTCCCCATGATGAGCAGCGTAGCATGCTTTTTGAAATTGCTCACAAAGCCAGCACTATCAATTTTAAGGACACACTGGCTGTGAAGGGCTTAATGCAACAAATAGAAAACATGATCAAAGAATTGCGTGATCATGCTGAGAGCGAAGAAACATGGGCACATCCTTTTATTTTAAGCAAGTTTGATAAGGAAGTCTTACAGTTCGAAGAAGATCATCAAGCACAAGAAGCAGTGTTGGATGAGGTTGAAGAAAATGTTCGATCTTTACAGACCGGTTCAATGGATTCTCAAGATTTGGGCCAAAAAATGTACAAGTCCTTGTGTAAATTTATCGGACGTTATCTCACTCACCTTGAGAAAGAGGAAGCCATCCTGCCCCTTCTTTGGGAAGCTTTTACGGATGCAGAGCTCTGGGCAGTTAAAGTTGTTTACTGTACCATAAAAAAGCCTGCTGAAGCAGAAAAACTCTTGACGATGTTGTCCGCAGACTTAAATGCTCAAGACTTAGATATTCTCTTTACTAAGATTAAAGACGTTCATCCCCCTCAGGATTATGAGAAAGTGATGGCTCTTTATGAGAGTTTGTCTCCCTTCCGCCAGAACATATCGATTGCGAGAACTTAA
- a CDS encoding zinc ribbon domain-containing protein encodes MDKKCTACGSCGFPMSKLEDYALKNPESLYCVHCTNPDGTLKPYAEIFEMTVSYYKNSQGIEDSAARKLVQDLLTSFPAWKKMKEKENAPR; translated from the coding sequence ATGGATAAAAAATGTACCGCTTGTGGATCATGTGGGTTTCCCATGTCAAAGCTTGAGGATTATGCGCTTAAGAATCCCGAGAGCCTTTATTGTGTTCATTGCACAAATCCTGATGGAACCCTTAAACCGTATGCGGAAATTTTTGAGATGACGGTGAGCTACTACAAAAACTCTCAAGGAATTGAAGATTCTGCCGCACGAAAACTCGTTCAAGACTTATTAACATCCTTTCCAGCATGGAAGAAAATGAAGGAGAAAGAAAATGCCCCGCGTTGA
- a CDS encoding TetR/AcrR family transcriptional regulator has protein sequence MLRKIQKLHTKEKIIQTGLQLMAKQGIIATKTLDIAKAAGISHGTIFVHFSTKNDLVVGIIDEVGRRMSEAFQTIKSENASLRTILEAHLTVLEDFEDIFSQILIESPLLPPAVKSTLFMLQSGISHNINQIAKKEMEEGLLQVIPPSFLFNTWNGLIYYYLSHRDLFAPGKSLIRTKGPELIDNFMKLIAKEKEKNNG, from the coding sequence ATGTTGAGAAAAATACAGAAACTACACACAAAGGAAAAGATTATTCAAACTGGCCTTCAGCTGATGGCAAAGCAAGGGATTATCGCTACAAAAACCCTCGATATTGCCAAGGCAGCCGGGATATCCCATGGGACTATTTTTGTTCACTTCTCAACAAAGAATGATTTGGTTGTTGGTATCATTGATGAGGTAGGACGCCGCATGTCAGAGGCGTTTCAAACAATTAAGAGTGAGAACGCGTCTTTACGGACTATCCTTGAAGCTCATTTAACTGTGCTGGAGGATTTTGAAGATATTTTCTCTCAGATTTTGATTGAAAGTCCTCTTTTACCTCCGGCAGTTAAAAGTACACTTTTCATGCTGCAATCCGGTATTTCGCATAACATCAACCAAATAGCAAAGAAAGAGATGGAAGAAGGACTCTTGCAAGTCATTCCCCCCTCCTTCCTCTTCAACACTTGGAATGGACTAATTTATTACTATCTCAGCCATCGCGATTTGTTTGCACCAGGGAAATCTCTCATTCGCACAAAGGGTCCAGAACTTATTGATAATTTTATGAAACTTATTGCAAAGGAAAAGGAGAAAAACAATGGATAA
- a CDS encoding biotin--[acetyl-CoA-carboxylase] ligase, translated as MKFLHLLFLSFIFLNTAAMATDYREDALTLDGTKIIRRHYSHIPSTQTTIKQHRLDIDEKQWLLVSADSQEGGKGMWGRSWVSPKGNVFATFGIYVPFDALEKLSDIPILGALATARTLEHFGQKPKLRWINNLLVNDKKIGGVLCGMEQHGSHHFVAYVGIGLNVDMSEEACSKIDQPATSLRCLMPFPPSTEEVLTHLTESIHLYFTKGLHHGSLISIYRNYLAYKGEQVEIFDGKNRFQGVFVDINEDGHLILKTLTEDLVFVTGEISPRF; from the coding sequence ATGAAATTTTTACATCTCTTATTCTTGAGCTTTATCTTTTTGAATACCGCCGCTATGGCTACTGATTACAGAGAAGACGCCCTTACTTTGGACGGAACAAAGATTATTCGTCGTCATTATTCTCATATCCCTTCTACACAAACGACGATTAAGCAACATCGTCTCGATATTGATGAAAAGCAGTGGCTTCTTGTCTCAGCAGATAGTCAAGAAGGGGGAAAAGGAATGTGGGGCCGCAGCTGGGTTTCCCCCAAGGGGAATGTGTTCGCAACCTTTGGCATTTATGTGCCTTTTGATGCCCTTGAAAAACTCTCTGATATTCCGATTCTGGGGGCGTTAGCCACTGCCCGAACCCTTGAACATTTTGGGCAGAAACCCAAATTAAGATGGATCAATAACCTTCTGGTCAACGATAAAAAAATCGGCGGCGTTTTATGTGGAATGGAACAACATGGCAGTCATCATTTTGTCGCTTATGTTGGAATCGGTTTGAACGTCGATATGTCAGAAGAAGCGTGTTCAAAAATTGATCAACCCGCAACGTCTCTCCGTTGCCTTATGCCCTTCCCTCCAAGCACGGAAGAGGTCCTCACCCATTTGACCGAAAGCATTCATCTCTATTTCACCAAAGGTCTTCACCATGGATCCTTAATATCCATCTATAGAAATTATCTCGCCTATAAGGGGGAACAGGTCGAAATCTTTGATGGGAAAAATCGTTTCCAAGGTGTGTTTGTCGATATTAACGAGGATGGTCACTTAATTTTAAAAACGCTGACGGAAGACCTGGTGTTTGTCACAGGTGAAATATCGCCTAGATTTTAA
- a CDS encoding DUF1284 domain-containing protein, which translates to MDVLKFRPHHFLCALGFEGKGYSSSFVDNFQQIVDVLRSPDGDTQAIDVVGETDAICQACPEKTGSTCLSQEKIESLDRRHGRCLGIAPGDSLTWREAKEKILKTVSLSVFHEICAGCQWKDLGLCETALLKLHTI; encoded by the coding sequence ATGGACGTCTTAAAATTTCGCCCCCATCATTTTCTCTGTGCCTTAGGCTTTGAGGGCAAAGGATATTCATCGTCTTTCGTCGATAATTTTCAACAGATCGTGGATGTTCTGCGCTCACCCGACGGAGATACCCAAGCTATCGATGTCGTCGGAGAAACGGACGCTATTTGTCAGGCGTGCCCGGAGAAAACAGGGAGCACCTGTCTTTCCCAAGAAAAAATTGAAAGCCTTGATCGCCGCCATGGACGGTGTCTTGGGATAGCTCCTGGAGATTCTCTTACCTGGAGAGAAGCCAAAGAGAAGATTCTTAAAACTGTATCCCTTTCTGTTTTTCATGAAATTTGCGCAGGCTGTCAATGGAAGGATTTGGGGCTTTGCGAGACAGCTCTTTTGAAACTTCACACCATTTAA